A single genomic interval of Gammaproteobacteria bacterium harbors:
- the dnaK gene encoding chaperone protein DnaK — protein MGKIIGIDLGTTNSCVAVMEGTKPRVIENSEGDRTTPSIVAFSGDEVLVGQSAKRQAVTNPKNTLFAIKRLIGRRFEDDVVKRDMGMVPYGIARADNGDAWIDVSGKKMAPPEISARVLMKMKKTAEDYLGEAVTEAVITVPAYFNDSQRQATKAAGRIAGLEVKRIINEPTAAALAYGMDKKRGDSKIAVYDLGGGTFDVSIIEIAEVEGEHQFEVLSTNGDTFLGGEDFDKRVIDHLVEQFQRETGINLRSDPLALQRLKEAAEKSKIELSSSQQTDINLPYITADASGPKHLNYKLTRAKLESLVDDLVEKTVEPCRIALKDAGLQASAIDEVILVGGQTRMPKVQELVKRIFGRDPRRDVNPDEAVAVGAAIQAGVLGGEVKDVLLLDVTPLSLGIETLGGVMTKLIDKNTTIPTRANQVFSTAEDGQTAVTVHVLQGERQMAGANKSLGRFDLSGIPPAPRGVPQIEVTFDIDANGILNVSAKDKATSREQSIVIRASSGLSEDEISRMVKDAEAHAAEDRKFQELINTRNQADALVHATKKSLSDLGEKVSGTERASIEAAIRDLEQVLKSEDKGVIEAKARILSEAAGKMAEQIYAQSGGGAGGPGGPGGFGGPGGFGGPGGPGGPGGGHGPSGYEAGGGRGGDGDVVDAEFEEVGRGKK, from the coding sequence ATGGGAAAAATTATTGGTATCGACCTGGGAACCACCAACTCCTGTGTAGCAGTCATGGAGGGTACTAAGCCCAGGGTCATTGAGAACAGCGAGGGGGACCGTACTACCCCTTCCATCGTCGCTTTTAGCGGTGATGAGGTCTTGGTAGGTCAGAGTGCTAAGCGTCAGGCTGTGACCAATCCCAAGAACACCCTATTTGCCATCAAGCGTCTGATTGGTCGTCGTTTTGAGGATGATGTGGTCAAGCGTGACATGGGTATGGTGCCCTACGGCATTGCGCGTGCTGACAATGGTGACGCGTGGATTGATGTCAGCGGTAAGAAAATGGCGCCGCCCGAGATTTCGGCGCGGGTCTTGATGAAGATGAAGAAGACCGCTGAGGACTATCTAGGGGAGGCCGTCACCGAGGCGGTCATCACCGTGCCGGCCTACTTCAACGATTCGCAGCGGCAGGCGACTAAGGCGGCTGGGCGCATCGCTGGGCTTGAGGTCAAACGCATTATCAACGAGCCCACCGCTGCAGCACTTGCCTACGGCATGGACAAGAAGCGCGGTGACTCCAAGATCGCGGTTTACGACCTTGGTGGCGGCACCTTCGACGTGTCCATCATCGAGATTGCTGAGGTAGAAGGTGAACACCAGTTCGAGGTGCTTTCCACCAACGGGGATACCTTCCTGGGCGGTGAGGATTTTGACAAGCGCGTCATTGACCACTTGGTCGAGCAATTTCAGCGGGAGACGGGTATCAATCTGCGTAGTGACCCTCTCGCCCTGCAACGTCTCAAGGAAGCAGCGGAGAAATCCAAGATCGAGCTTTCGTCGAGTCAGCAGACCGATATCAATCTGCCCTACATCACCGCCGACGCCAGCGGTCCCAAGCATCTCAATTACAAACTGACGCGGGCCAAACTCGAATCTCTGGTAGATGACCTGGTCGAGAAGACCGTGGAGCCATGCCGTATCGCTCTCAAGGATGCGGGGTTGCAAGCCTCAGCCATCGATGAAGTTATCCTGGTGGGCGGTCAGACCCGGATGCCTAAGGTCCAAGAGCTGGTCAAGCGTATCTTTGGTCGTGACCCACGCCGTGATGTTAACCCTGACGAAGCGGTAGCAGTGGGGGCGGCTATCCAGGCAGGTGTGTTGGGTGGCGAAGTTAAAGATGTTTTGTTACTCGACGTGACCCCGCTGTCGCTGGGGATCGAGACGCTGGGCGGTGTCATGACCAAGCTGATCGATAAGAACACCACCATCCCGACCCGTGCCAACCAAGTCTTCTCCACAGCAGAAGATGGTCAGACTGCAGTGACGGTCCACGTCCTCCAAGGCGAACGTCAGATGGCCGGGGCCAACAAGTCGCTCGGCCGCTTCGACCTAAGTGGTATTCCCCCCGCACCGCGTGGGGTACCGCAGATCGAGGTTACCTTCGATATCGATGCCAACGGTATCCTCAATGTTTCCGCCAAAGACAAGGCCACCAGCCGCGAGCAATCAATTGTTATCCGTGCCTCCAGCGGACTCTCCGAGGATGAGATCAGCCGCATGGTTAAGGATGCGGAGGCTCACGCCGCTGAGGATCGCAAGTTCCAGGAATTGATCAATACTCGCAACCAAGCCGATGCCTTGGTCCATGCCACCAAGAAGTCTCTCTCTGACCTGGGCGAGAAGGTGAGCGGGACGGAGCGCGCCAGCATCGAGGCGGCGATACGCGACCTGGAGCAAGTGCTTAAGAGCGAAGATAAGGGTGTCATTGAGGCCAAGGCACGTATCCTCTCCGAGGCGGCGGGTAAGATGGCCGAGCAGATCTACGCCCAATCCGGTGGCGGTGCCGGTGGTCCCGGTGGTCCGGGTGGTTTCGGAGGCCCTGGTGGTTTCGGTGGTCCTGGCGGTCCTGGTGGCCCCGGTGGTGGTCATGGACCGAGCGGCTACGAGGCTGGCGGCGGCAGGGGAGGGGATGGCGATGTAGTAGATGCCGAATTCGAGGAAGTTGGCCGTGGCAAGAAATAA
- the grpE gene encoding Protein GrpE, giving the protein METEQSATLRDDQEPHPASATVEAASAGTPSPTVGENERGGENNKWELSTAELRRLNDELRAKADAHWNDLLRARAEMDNVRRRAERDVESAHKFALERFSAELLSVRDSLELGLSSVPEGTSADVAKLREGMELTLKMLASAMTKFGVREINPTNERFNPEWHQAMTVQPNAAVPHNTVLMVYQKGYILNERLIRPALVIVSQNTSPSGSGGVGEAQ; this is encoded by the coding sequence ATGGAAACAGAGCAGAGTGCTACCTTGCGCGACGATCAGGAACCACACCCTGCATCCGCGACCGTCGAAGCGGCGAGTGCCGGTACTCCTTCCCCTACAGTGGGGGAGAACGAAAGAGGTGGAGAAAATAATAAGTGGGAGTTAAGTACCGCAGAGTTGCGGCGGTTGAACGATGAGCTTCGTGCCAAGGCGGATGCCCACTGGAACGACCTACTGCGTGCCCGCGCCGAGATGGATAACGTGCGCCGTCGGGCCGAGCGCGACGTAGAGAGTGCCCATAAGTTTGCCCTGGAGCGTTTCTCTGCGGAGTTGCTATCGGTCAGGGACAGTCTGGAGCTTGGGCTCTCTAGTGTGCCCGAGGGGACTTCCGCAGATGTGGCCAAGCTACGTGAGGGTATGGAACTTACCCTCAAGATGCTGGCCAGCGCCATGACCAAATTTGGTGTCCGTGAGATCAACCCGACCAACGAACGCTTCAATCCCGAGTGGCACCAGGCCATGACCGTTCAGCCGAATGCCGCTGTACCCCACAATACTGTTCTAATGGTGTACCAAAAGGGCTATATCCTCAACGAACGGCTCATCCGTCCGGCCTTGGTAATTGTTTCGCAGAACACGTCTCCCTCAGGGAGTGGCGGGGTGGGTGAGGCTCAATAA
- the hrcA gene encoding Heat-inducible transcription repressor HrcA, whose protein sequence is MTEIVLNERASHLLKVMVERYIREGKAVGSRILARDLAAELSPATIRNVMADLEEMGLLASRHTSSGRVPTVLGYRYFVDHLMTLQPPQGRELQRWRSHLGPDQSIGELVASTSALLSGLTRFAGLVMVPRQDAMVLRQVAFLSLSERRVLVILVVNEREVRNRVIHTERGYTTTELDRAAGYLNETFAGQTLEAVRARLLREMQEDRQCMDSALMAVGRVIFDAPPAPDDYVLVGEENLLGCLDIEGREELRRLFEAFSRKRDILHLLDQCLAGEGTQVFIGAESGCHLLEQCSVVASPYTADGQILGVVAVIGPTRMPYERVLPIVELAAALLGSALNHHA, encoded by the coding sequence GTGACCGAGATTGTACTCAATGAACGTGCCAGTCACCTGCTCAAGGTGATGGTGGAGCGTTATATCCGCGAAGGTAAGGCGGTTGGATCGCGGATTCTGGCACGGGATCTGGCGGCCGAGTTGAGTCCGGCAACCATCCGTAACGTTATGGCCGACCTGGAAGAAATGGGATTGTTGGCCTCGCGTCATACCTCCTCGGGACGTGTGCCCACCGTTTTAGGCTATCGCTATTTTGTGGACCACCTGATGACTCTGCAACCGCCTCAGGGGCGCGAATTGCAGCGTTGGCGTAGTCATCTAGGTCCTGATCAAAGCATTGGCGAATTAGTGGCCTCCACCTCGGCGTTGTTGTCAGGGCTGACCCGTTTTGCGGGTTTGGTGATGGTTCCGCGCCAGGATGCCATGGTGCTGCGCCAAGTAGCCTTCTTGTCGCTGTCCGAGCGGCGGGTATTGGTCATCCTGGTGGTGAATGAACGCGAGGTGCGTAATCGCGTTATCCACACCGAACGTGGCTATACCACCACCGAACTCGATCGGGCTGCTGGTTATCTCAACGAAACCTTTGCCGGTCAGACCTTGGAAGCGGTGCGTGCGCGGCTGTTACGGGAGATGCAGGAAGACCGTCAGTGTATGGACAGCGCCTTGATGGCCGTGGGGAGGGTAATCTTTGATGCCCCGCCTGCCCCTGACGACTATGTGTTGGTGGGGGAGGAGAATCTGCTCGGTTGTCTGGATATTGAGGGTCGAGAGGAGCTACGTCGACTCTTTGAGGCGTTTAGTCGTAAACGCGACATCCTCCACCTGTTGGACCAATGTCTGGCCGGGGAGGGGACCCAGGTCTTCATTGGGGCCGAGTCGGGCTGCCATCTTCTGGAGCAGTGCAGCGTCGTTGCCTCCCCCTATACCGCCGATGGTCAGATTTTGGGAGTGGTTGCGGTCATCGGTCCCACTCGTATGCCCTACGAGCGGGTACTACCCATCGTTGAACTGGCGGCGGCACTTCTTGGCTCGGCCTTGAATCACCACGCTTGA
- the nadK gene encoding NAD kinase, protein MDTPSNTLFHNIGLLTRYADPVLRETMGALVAILKNRGCNLFLDERGAQLTDYHEAQTSTLQTIGETCDLVIVVGGDGTLLNAARSLASYNVPILGVNLGHLGFLADVPPQTMEEILSAVLIGHYESEERHLLHATVLRNGETISDNDAFNDVVIHRWNVPRMIEFEVYVNNRFVYTQRADGLIISTTTGATAHALSAGGPLIYPSLPVTLIVPICPHTVSTRPLVIPSEAIVEVVITDSNYEHAQMTCDGQINLGLTSSDHVIIRKRDGHVRLIHPEGYDYFRILREKLHWSKKITTSRGI, encoded by the coding sequence ATGGATACCCCCTCCAATACTCTGTTCCACAACATTGGGCTGCTTACCAGGTACGCCGATCCAGTGCTCCGTGAGACCATGGGTGCCTTGGTCGCCATCCTCAAGAATCGGGGATGTAACCTCTTTCTGGACGAGCGTGGTGCTCAGCTTACGGATTACCACGAGGCACAGACCAGCACCCTCCAAACCATTGGTGAGACCTGCGACCTAGTGATTGTGGTAGGTGGCGACGGGACACTGCTCAACGCTGCTCGTAGCTTGGCGAGCTACAACGTCCCCATACTCGGAGTAAATCTCGGACATCTAGGTTTTCTGGCGGATGTCCCCCCCCAAACCATGGAGGAAATCCTGAGCGCCGTCCTGATCGGCCACTACGAATCGGAAGAACGCCATCTATTACACGCGACCGTCTTACGAAACGGTGAGACTATTAGTGATAACGATGCGTTTAATGATGTTGTGATTCATCGCTGGAATGTGCCACGGATGATCGAATTTGAGGTCTATGTCAACAATCGTTTTGTCTACACCCAACGTGCCGACGGCCTCATCATTTCGACGACTACAGGCGCCACCGCCCACGCCCTATCTGCTGGCGGACCTCTCATCTATCCCTCCTTACCCGTCACCCTGATTGTCCCAATCTGCCCACACACGGTAAGTACCCGTCCATTAGTCATACCCAGCGAGGCTATCGTTGAAGTAGTAATAACAGATAGTAATTACGAACACGCTCAAATGACCTGCGATGGGCAGATTAATCTCGGCCTCACCTCTAGTGACCACGTCATCATCCGCAAACGCGATGGCCATGTTCGCTTAAT